One window of Paenibacillus sp. FSL K6-3182 genomic DNA carries:
- a CDS encoding DUF4430 domain-containing protein: MKKSLPAILSFVLVFTLFAPQVGKAADHSANASLNEMIDKTVEYYKNKKKPLTSWVEIVALWGAGVNLNDGDWQLPSWETQEPTNPVLKPDNGGTEHIRYIFGLLAMGEDPAHAWETDRNLYAELASQQDAATGAIGSTNKHMWAMLALDTGEKLGSNVGKWDAAAKKKAVDFLLSKQLADGGFAYFGTKSDPDMSGMGLLALGNYQDDSAVQAAIERVKSYLQTIKLNQEHIMFSDNNSNSLSTVVTGITAIGEDILSDVWTANGKTVLDSFSLFQLQDGSFKYLLSGGSNGMATEQALIALLDIKYQKTVWHRLEEIKQPISVNMSVDGVTGSVYGKQPVNFTQIKRPTVLDAFKTALDNASPAISYNIVNSSYGPYIKGVAGQNAGTFGGWDGWVYTVNGIAPNVGAGSYKLKANDEVRFFYSRYADITTGTTLVNGATNPSVDVKLVGDEFNSNALVKNNWKINSDVSGLTIESIVKESDQKIKLNLSGKATEKAVTIQALGAALVGKKDSTTITLRVPVTAKLQVDGRSSSIYSKQAVTVKNTVKPVTALDVLKQALNQADPKISYKIEDSSYGQYVSAINGEAAGTFGGYDGWMYEVNGIAPMVGAGEYELKENDEVRFYYSRWPAISSGSKIANGAVDPSIEVKLVGDEFTNQATDIKNWSIDPGNTGLQVNTFTRDGNKITISLTGTATGGAITIKALGAAFVGGQDSEDLISIAVPRVVGDTTDQSFAINKNEKEVVVGAASGGQVTNNVTLTFETTALPKVTATRGTTVLEIPAATVVTTTTWDKALALPKNLSIDESGLASKLDAVLSADSKKVESIAVRIQVGGSAKIQFNQHVSITLKGQGDKEAGFIDQAGVFTPIKKYADSSVRTDEVYAYKKNNDLVIQTKHFTQFLAYKTAAVTNPGGGDGGTAPIVQKVTLSVEKRSINEGDFVAPITVTIQDGDTAFTALKRALEDKSIAIDYSGSGSSTYVKSIGGLAEFDKGKESGWMYSVNGVFPKISAGSYTLKNGDVLRWQYTKDLGKDLGAPTEPGESGGIGGVGGGDKPEQPNATKYSDESKIASWALEAVNKATALGFMQGTSTSNATFEPKRNLTRAEFAALMVKYSGADPIMEDSGFKDVNSGAWYYGYVKAAKEKGLMSGVTETSFAPNQPITRQEMAAVLVRLKGLADENAPQAAIKDRDAVAAWAVPYVNVAYQKGLMTGDNGKFNPQALVTREMAAVTIIRLHELKS; this comes from the coding sequence ATGAAAAAGAGTTTGCCTGCTATTTTAAGTTTTGTATTGGTGTTTACTTTATTTGCACCACAAGTAGGTAAAGCGGCAGATCATTCTGCGAATGCTTCATTGAATGAGATGATTGATAAGACGGTTGAGTATTATAAAAACAAGAAAAAGCCTTTGACATCGTGGGTGGAAATTGTAGCGCTTTGGGGCGCTGGCGTAAATTTGAACGACGGCGACTGGCAGCTGCCAAGCTGGGAGACACAGGAGCCTACAAATCCGGTACTAAAACCGGATAATGGAGGAACTGAGCATATCCGTTACATATTCGGACTGCTTGCTATGGGTGAAGATCCTGCTCATGCGTGGGAAACAGATCGTAATCTGTATGCCGAGCTGGCATCGCAGCAAGATGCAGCCACGGGAGCAATTGGTTCAACAAACAAACATATGTGGGCAATGCTTGCCCTTGATACTGGCGAAAAGCTAGGAAGCAACGTTGGAAAATGGGATGCAGCTGCTAAGAAAAAAGCAGTAGATTTTTTACTAAGCAAGCAACTGGCTGATGGCGGCTTTGCTTACTTCGGAACGAAGTCTGATCCAGATATGTCAGGGATGGGCCTGTTAGCACTTGGAAATTATCAGGATGACAGCGCTGTTCAAGCGGCAATTGAAAGAGTGAAAAGTTATTTACAAACGATAAAGCTAAACCAAGAACATATTATGTTTAGCGACAATAACTCGAATAGTCTATCCACTGTAGTGACCGGAATAACGGCTATTGGCGAGGATATTTTATCTGATGTCTGGACAGCGAACGGTAAAACGGTACTTGATTCTTTCTCTTTATTCCAGCTTCAGGATGGATCATTTAAATACCTTCTTAGCGGCGGATCTAATGGAATGGCGACTGAGCAGGCGCTAATTGCCCTGCTTGATATTAAATATCAGAAAACGGTATGGCATCGTTTAGAGGAAATTAAACAACCTATTTCTGTTAATATGAGTGTTGATGGCGTTACGGGTTCTGTTTATGGCAAGCAACCGGTAAATTTCACTCAAATTAAAAGGCCAACAGTGTTGGATGCGTTTAAGACTGCTTTGGATAATGCCTCACCAGCAATTTCCTACAATATTGTAAACAGCAGTTATGGCCCTTATATTAAAGGGGTTGCAGGACAAAATGCGGGCACCTTTGGCGGCTGGGATGGCTGGGTGTATACAGTCAACGGCATAGCTCCGAACGTAGGTGCAGGCTCTTACAAGCTTAAAGCTAACGACGAGGTTCGTTTCTTCTATAGCCGTTATGCAGATATTACAACTGGAACAACGCTTGTAAATGGTGCAACTAATCCATCAGTTGATGTAAAGCTTGTTGGAGATGAGTTCAACAGCAACGCGCTAGTGAAGAATAATTGGAAAATTAACTCTGACGTATCGGGACTGACGATTGAGTCGATCGTGAAAGAAAGCGATCAAAAGATCAAACTTAATTTGTCAGGCAAAGCTACAGAAAAAGCAGTGACCATCCAAGCATTGGGAGCAGCTTTAGTTGGTAAAAAAGACAGCACTACAATTACGCTGCGGGTTCCTGTAACCGCTAAGCTGCAGGTAGATGGCCGTTCCAGTTCGATTTATAGCAAACAAGCGGTAACGGTGAAAAACACGGTTAAGCCAGTAACTGCATTGGATGTGCTAAAACAAGCACTCAATCAAGCAGATCCTAAAATTAGCTATAAAATTGAAGATAGCAGCTACGGACAGTATGTTTCTGCCATAAACGGAGAAGCAGCGGGTACATTTGGCGGTTATGATGGCTGGATGTATGAAGTGAATGGCATTGCTCCAATGGTTGGAGCAGGTGAATACGAGCTTAAAGAAAACGATGAGGTTCGTTTCTATTACAGCAGATGGCCGGCGATTTCTTCGGGCTCGAAAATTGCAAATGGTGCTGTAGATCCATCGATTGAAGTAAAACTTGTCGGCGATGAGTTCACTAATCAAGCAACGGACATTAAAAACTGGTCAATTGATCCAGGAAATACAGGCCTTCAAGTTAATACCTTTACGCGAGATGGAAATAAAATAACGATTTCGTTAACTGGAACTGCAACTGGCGGCGCGATTACGATTAAAGCGCTTGGGGCTGCTTTTGTTGGCGGACAAGATAGTGAAGATCTAATCTCAATTGCCGTACCACGTGTTGTTGGGGATACAACGGATCAAAGCTTTGCCATCAACAAGAACGAGAAAGAGGTTGTTGTTGGCGCAGCAAGCGGTGGTCAAGTAACAAACAATGTAACCCTTACATTTGAAACAACAGCATTGCCAAAAGTAACAGCGACACGCGGTACTACAGTACTTGAAATTCCAGCTGCTACAGTGGTGACAACAACGACATGGGATAAAGCACTAGCACTCCCAAAAAATCTAAGCATCGATGAAAGTGGTTTGGCTTCCAAGCTGGATGCCGTTTTATCAGCTGACAGCAAGAAAGTGGAATCCATAGCCGTTCGCATTCAAGTTGGCGGTTCTGCAAAAATTCAATTTAATCAGCATGTATCCATCACGCTGAAGGGTCAAGGCGACAAGGAAGCTGGTTTCATTGATCAAGCAGGTGTATTCACGCCAATTAAGAAATATGCAGATTCATCCGTTCGTACGGATGAGGTTTATGCTTACAAAAAAAATAATGACTTAGTTATTCAAACGAAACATTTTACACAATTTCTTGCTTACAAAACTGCTGCTGTAACCAATCCTGGCGGTGGCGATGGTGGTACTGCTCCAATTGTTCAGAAGGTTACACTGTCCGTTGAGAAACGTTCGATAAACGAAGGCGATTTCGTTGCACCAATTACTGTAACTATACAAGATGGCGATACTGCTTTTACAGCACTGAAACGTGCACTTGAAGATAAAAGTATAGCTATTGATTACTCCGGATCAGGCTCAAGCACTTATGTGAAATCGATTGGCGGTCTTGCTGAATTCGATAAAGGCAAGGAAAGCGGCTGGATGTACTCCGTTAACGGCGTTTTCCCTAAAATAAGTGCGGGTTCCTATACTTTGAAAAATGGAGACGTGCTGCGCTGGCAGTATACGAAGGATCTAGGTAAAGATCTTGGCGCTCCAACAGAGCCAGGTGAATCAGGTGGAATAGGCGGAGTAGGCGGTGGCGATAAGCCAGAGCAGCCTAATGCAACAAAATACTCAGATGAATCAAAAATTGCAAGCTGGGCTTTGGAAGCAGTAAACAAAGCAACGGCACTAGGCTTCATGCAAGGCACAAGCACGAGCAATGCAACATTCGAGCCTAAACGTAATTTGACGCGTGCTGAATTTGCAGCGCTAATGGTAAAGTATTCCGGAGCAGACCCTATTATGGAGGATTCCGGCTTTAAGGATGTTAACAGTGGGGCATGGTATTATGGTTATGTTAAAGCAGCTAAAGAAAAAGGATTGATGTCAGGTGTAACTGAAACTTCTTTTGCACCGAACCAACCGATTACAAGACAAGAAATGGCTGCCGTTTTAGTTAGACTTAAAGGTCTAGCTGATGAGAATGCACCACAAGCAGCAATTAAGGATCGTGACGCTGTTGCAGCGTGGGCTGTTCCTTATGTAAATGTAGCTTACCAAAAAGGTCTTATGACAGGAGATAACGGCAAGTTTAATCCACAAGCTCTTGTTACACGTGAGATGGCAGCTGTTACGATCATCCGACTTCATGAATTGAAATCATAA